The proteins below come from a single Micromonospora citrea genomic window:
- a CDS encoding amino acid ABC transporter permease, which yields MSVETDTPERARPEPIRAVPVRHPGRWVAVAVIGVLVAMFVHLLVTNKAFNWSFMVDEMFRPPIMEGVRGSLALLVTAMLIGVGLGVVIAIMRLSENPILRGVAWAYTWFFRAVPRLVLAILFGNLGILWARIEFGLPFDRQIGALFGVDDFEARLFGFSSVDILTGFVAGMLALGLSEAAYMAEIVRAGIQSVDEGQTEAAQALGMRRGQILRRIVLPQAMRVIVPPTGNETIAMLKDTSLVAFVPVSAELFFQLRAVGSRTFQVFPMLVAATIWYLLLTSVLLVGQYYLERHFSKGVGRSGRARTRLRAITAESGGTTGKAGGA from the coding sequence ATGTCGGTCGAGACAGACACACCCGAGCGGGCACGGCCGGAACCCATCCGCGCCGTGCCCGTGCGGCATCCCGGACGGTGGGTCGCCGTCGCCGTGATCGGGGTGCTGGTGGCCATGTTCGTCCACCTGCTGGTGACGAACAAGGCGTTCAACTGGTCGTTCATGGTCGACGAGATGTTCCGTCCGCCGATCATGGAGGGCGTACGCGGCAGCCTCGCGCTGTTGGTGACCGCCATGCTCATCGGCGTCGGGCTGGGCGTCGTCATCGCCATCATGCGGCTGTCGGAGAACCCGATCCTGCGCGGCGTCGCCTGGGCGTACACCTGGTTCTTCCGGGCGGTGCCCCGGCTGGTGCTGGCGATCCTCTTCGGCAACCTGGGCATCCTCTGGGCCCGGATCGAGTTCGGGCTGCCCTTCGACCGGCAGATCGGCGCCCTGTTCGGGGTGGACGACTTCGAGGCGCGGCTGTTCGGCTTCTCCTCGGTGGACATCCTGACCGGCTTCGTCGCCGGCATGCTGGCGCTCGGCCTGTCCGAGGCCGCCTACATGGCGGAGATCGTCCGGGCCGGCATCCAGTCGGTCGACGAGGGGCAGACGGAGGCCGCGCAGGCGCTGGGCATGCGGCGCGGGCAGATCCTGCGTCGTATCGTGCTGCCGCAGGCCATGCGGGTGATCGTCCCGCCGACCGGCAACGAGACGATCGCCATGCTCAAGGACACCTCGCTGGTGGCCTTCGTGCCGGTCTCCGCCGAGCTGTTCTTCCAGCTCAGGGCCGTCGGCAGCCGGACCTTCCAGGTCTTCCCGATGCTGGTCGCGGCGACCATCTGGTACCTGCTGCTGACCAGCGTGCTGCTGGTGGGTCAGTACTACCTGGAGCGGCACTTCTCCAAGGGCGTGGGGCGCAGCGGTCGGGCGAGGACGCGGCTGCGGGCAATCACGGCGGAGAGCGGCGGCACGACCGGGAAGGCGGGCGGCGCATGA
- a CDS encoding ABC transporter substrate-binding protein has product MFHITGGRRAVLGAAGAALLALSIAGCGEKENTEQPGAGPSVTAAADSALAAKVPDAIKADGVIKVGTDSTYAPAEFLDADGKTVVGFDVELFNAVAQKLGLKAEYESAPFDSILPGVDSGKYEVGVSSFTINAERMKTVNMVSYFSAGTQWATKSGNPAKVDPNDACGKKVAVQVGTVQLDDITARSKKCTDAGKPAITIDQYQAQSDATAAVVSGKDDAMLADSPVGAYAVKQSNGQLELLGDIYESAPYGYAVKKDQAAFAEVLKEAVAAVIADGTYEGALKKWGVEGGAITTPALNPTS; this is encoded by the coding sequence ATGTTCCACATCACTGGTGGCCGCCGGGCCGTGCTCGGCGCCGCGGGTGCCGCGCTGCTCGCCCTCTCGATCGCCGGTTGCGGTGAGAAGGAGAACACCGAGCAGCCCGGCGCCGGCCCCAGCGTCACCGCCGCCGCCGACTCGGCGCTGGCCGCGAAGGTGCCCGACGCCATCAAGGCCGACGGGGTGATCAAGGTCGGCACCGACTCGACGTACGCCCCGGCGGAGTTCCTCGACGCCGACGGCAAGACGGTCGTCGGCTTCGACGTCGAGCTGTTCAACGCCGTCGCGCAGAAGCTCGGCCTCAAGGCCGAGTACGAGTCGGCCCCGTTCGACTCGATCCTGCCCGGCGTGGACTCCGGCAAGTACGAGGTCGGCGTCTCGTCGTTCACGATCAACGCCGAGCGGATGAAGACCGTCAACATGGTCAGCTACTTCTCGGCCGGCACGCAGTGGGCCACCAAGTCGGGCAACCCGGCCAAGGTCGACCCGAACGACGCCTGCGGCAAGAAGGTCGCCGTGCAGGTCGGCACCGTGCAGCTCGACGACATCACCGCCCGGTCGAAGAAGTGCACCGACGCCGGCAAGCCGGCCATCACCATCGACCAGTACCAGGCGCAGAGCGACGCCACCGCGGCCGTGGTCAGCGGCAAGGACGACGCCATGCTGGCCGACTCCCCGGTCGGCGCGTACGCGGTGAAGCAGAGCAACGGCCAGCTGGAGCTGCTCGGCGACATCTACGAGTCCGCCCCGTACGGCTACGCGGTGAAGAAGGACCAGGCCGCGTTCGCCGAGGTGCTCAAGGAGGCCGTCGCGGCGGTCATCGCCGACGGCACGTACGAGGGCGCGCTGAAGAAGTGGGGCGTCGAGGGCGGCGCCATCACGACTCCGGCGCTGAACCCGACCAGCTGA
- a CDS encoding amino acid ABC transporter ATP-binding protein, with product MTELTVPTLADGAVDSGPMVRAEQVHKSFGSIEVLKGIDLEVRAGEVCCLLGPSGSGKSTFLRCINHLEKINAGRIWVDGELIGYRERGGKLHELREKEVAAQRRSIGMVFQRFNLFPHMTALQNVAEAPVLLGREKKADARDRAAALLERVGLGDKLGNYPGQLSGGQQQRVAIARALAMQPKLMLFDEPTSALDPELVGEVLDVMKDLARDGMTMIVVTHEIGFAREVGDSLVFMDGGVVVESGNPREVIANPRHDRTKAFLAKVL from the coding sequence ATGACCGAGCTGACGGTGCCGACCCTGGCTGACGGGGCGGTGGATTCCGGGCCGATGGTCCGGGCCGAGCAGGTGCACAAGTCGTTCGGGTCGATCGAGGTGCTCAAGGGCATCGACCTGGAGGTCCGCGCGGGCGAGGTGTGCTGCCTCCTCGGGCCCTCGGGCTCCGGCAAGTCGACGTTCCTGCGCTGCATCAACCACCTGGAGAAGATCAACGCCGGTCGGATCTGGGTGGACGGCGAGCTGATCGGCTACCGGGAGCGCGGCGGGAAGCTGCACGAGCTGCGGGAGAAGGAGGTGGCCGCGCAGCGCCGGTCGATCGGCATGGTGTTCCAGCGGTTCAACCTCTTCCCGCACATGACCGCGCTGCAGAACGTCGCCGAGGCGCCGGTGCTGCTCGGGCGGGAGAAGAAGGCGGACGCCCGGGACCGGGCCGCCGCCCTGCTGGAGCGGGTGGGGCTGGGCGACAAGCTCGGCAACTATCCCGGTCAGCTCTCCGGCGGCCAGCAGCAGCGGGTGGCGATCGCCCGGGCGCTGGCCATGCAGCCGAAGCTGATGCTCTTCGACGAGCCCACCAGCGCGCTCGACCCGGAGCTGGTCGGCGAGGTGCTCGACGTGATGAAGGACCTGGCCCGCGACGGCATGACCATGATCGTGGTGACCCACGAGATCGGCTTCGCCCGCGAGGTCGGCGACTCGCTGGTCTTCATGGACGGCGGCGTGGTCGTCGAGTCCGGCAACCCGCGCGAGGTGATCGCCAACCCGCGTCACGACCGGACGAAGGCGTTCCTGGCGAAGGTGCTCTGA